Genomic DNA from Asterias amurensis chromosome 2, ASM3211899v1:
ACTTGAGCCTGCGAAATCTAGATTAGCATGCCAACACGCTATCTAAATCCTACGATGGCGGTCTCCTTAAttggtcaatatctttgtttgggttTGCCATTCAGGGCTCCAGGTGTGATTCCTTTAACTGACGTATAGCCAGGGACCCCACCCAAGATACAAAGTTTTGTTCGGGAAGCAGTTTGCAATTTCCCAACTATCTCCTTTTTATCAGAGCGCAGCACCGAGGCTTTGTAACTCTTTACctgaaactgaaactttcaAACCCACTTGACATattcaagaacagtttaaaaactcatctacatacatgtaacaaagcCATTTGTTAACTCTAGGTTTCTAATGATGTGATGCTACTTTTATTgcttgttggttgttttttgtACAACACCGCCATGAGTGCCACTTGCAGCGGATACCGGCCCTTTAactattttataattatttaattatgtTTCTGTGCAGTTGAAGCGTTTGAATGAAGATTGGCAGGAGAGACTTTATCAGACAGAACAGCAGTGGCAACTAAAACTAGATCAGGCTGAGGAAAAGGTACACACTGaaattgaattgttttattcatcatcaagtaaaaaaaaacccattaaatTTAAGGTGTCCGCCCCGGTGTTTCTAGTTTGATTAGTTTGaatggcagcatattgcgccgcAGCAACTtgaaaccattacatggtgccatgtaaaaggagtaggtctaaTAATTCAAACAGTTATAGTCCCACAtaacttgcaggaaaatactgaatgttgaagtgcctAGAGCGTCTACTGAGTGACGAATATGCACgctaagaagccactgttattataactattattttgtCTGTATTGATTTGACAGAATACAGCGCTTCTACAGCTGACAAATGAACAGTTTAAACAAGCAGCAGAGGAGGTGGAAGCAAAATTTGTGTAAGTTTACAGGATAGCGcaagtgtttctgatcagcagagtggagGTTCGAGTCTCGGAAGGGTTttaataccttttgtagatcaagtttttggccatgacatgaatccctactcactgtgaattaAGATGTATGCAATATAAATCACCTGTAGAGTGTCAGCCTTATTAgtgtttgggggaaaaaaagtgaaaatcactgAGCAATGTTTTAGGAGAGTTGCGTAAATCCATGGTATAATgctgaacaaattttgtttccctgggatgaaaattattttcatgaaactgttttactcattctcaaaaactacagcacctctgcaaaactgttaaaatttgatgtaaatctgtgaaaatttgtgttttgtgtcgtacaaaaagtacccaaaccctttaatcaATACTCTTGACTATTATTAcattgtcctttggatgggacgtaaatgtaaagctgttggtccagtttgttgtgtaatgtacatacataaaaaaacatttacacttATTGCTAAGAGAGTgacagtggctgctgaataTCCAGCCTGCAGGGTGTTTAAGGCGCAGTAGaccaaaaataaatttaaaagaaaaacagacacaacaaaattagtccttgaaaacctgtaaCATAAGtaaagttttgagaagagatttgaattttgtggtacaaatttgttattgtttttgttgttattattgttgttttagaAAGCACCAGTATGTTCCGATATGTCAGAAGTTACAAGATGAAGTCTTAAAGTGTTATGCAGCCAACCCTGGTAGGGCCCTCAACTGCTCACAAGAAGTCAAAGCATTTAATACATGTGTAGAACACAGTCGAACAGTAAGTATTAAACATTCATTTCAGACCACACagtaataaaacataaatttaCGGCCATTATTGTTTGCTATTGATCCCTTGTACCAATGCCATATGAAGCGCTTGCCATTTTTGGATATCATATCATATTGCCATATCATGGTGTGAAGGCATCTACcttgtacacagtcaaccctcttactgtctgaccatttaatatgaTCCACTGTGCTTTTGAATGATAGCTACGAACATGGTTTAAAGTTATAATGTTTAATAAATGAACGTACATGTCCTTAAATTCTCTCCTGTGCCATCACTCGCATAAAAAAGCTAACAttgatgtttatttttctttcaacctcccccccccctctcctcaGAGTATTCTAACAAAGAAAGGCCAGGAGACGTTGTCGTAGCTCCGTGGATAGATGACATACAACTATCCTGAAGTAATGGAAAACTAATGGAAACACCTGTTTGGGATTGACAGTAGAAAAATCATTTATGGTTTTCATAGATTGAATTCTTGCATGGCAATAATAAACACCGTTTGTTAGTTTTCTCCGGACCTTTTAAGCAGTGTTATCAAGCTTGGATGAACCGTGTGTAAATGTTTTTACTATCTCGGTCTTTTTCTGCAAATATACAAAACTTCCTTTTCGTGATTTGTGTTATTAAATGCACGACTTGGCATGAGGATGAGTTGACCAAAATGAGCACCAGTTGTTTGAAGTTTTGAGTTGTCCTACTTCCAAAGCTTACCATGGGTGTGTACCCCGATCTGCCCCTGGAacattcaaatagctttgacttCATTCAAGGGGTTCACCCCcccggtcagccccaagtgcctgCTTGGGGCTCACCccggccagcccccaagtgccTGCTTGGTCACtcggggctggcccgaggtgcatggcgTCACCTAGTGAGGGCGAGTCATTgttcaattagctcttgtcaggggctcacttgagtgagcaccgcggggtcgacacagggaagctaacaGAATGCACCCATTAACTTttcaaattgattttgtttccttAGAAAATAAGAACACTGTGTGTACAGTGGCTAAATTGGTAAAAGGAGGGTACCGGTTTACATTAAATTAATGACATATAGATAACATTATTTGCAGacatgaaaaaaaagtaattgaaagtttttcaaaattatctCGGCAGTCACGGACGTGACTAGTTGGAATGTGTAGGTCGGTGGTTTTACAgtatgtgggttcgaatcttggCCTGGTTGATTGCAacttttgtgtccttgagcaagggaGTTGATCACAAATTGTTTCATCTACCTAGGCGTACAAATGGGTACAAGTGAGAACAGGGGAGTAAACTGTGATGGACTGATATCCGGGGGAATACAAATATTCTCAGTcatttagtgcccttgaaacTGGATATTAACACTGGCCTGGTGAATGGCTTTGGACAGACTTAACTCTTCTGTTATTTTTAGACACAGTGATGTTGATGCACAGCCTTGGTTTAATGTGAtcttgatgaaatggcggtaTATATAACCTTTGCATGTATGTATGTTACAGTGTATGCAAAAAAAGATGGATGCTTCATGACAATTTCAGGTCGCATACCTTCCATTTCAAGAGCATAACTCAcgtcacgaaaaaaaaaaaaaaaagttgatgtGGAATTTCCATGAGATTTTATCAATAAAAGACTGGCAATGGTTTGTGGTCAGTTCACATTTTAATACATTCTCTTTCTCATTTATTACTCACCAGTTAGCtgtttgccttaaaaaaaacttcaccaaACAAGGAGTACAACTTCGGCTTTATGTGTTCTTTGCACTCTCATCGAGATATATGTGGCTCCAGAACAttcatgtaaaaaacaaaaaaatttgaaaaagagaTCAATTCTACCATTATACACTG
This window encodes:
- the LOC139953895 gene encoding MICOS complex subunit mic25-a-like gives rise to the protein MGSSSSTRTITVEQDAETGVVKVSEDLLKRMLGGGEDRTEQAIPNKQPEREGRHHPVETSSYDLKRLNEDWQERLYQTEQQWQLKLDQAEEKNTALLQLTNEQFKQAAEEVEAKFVKHQYVPICQKLQDEVLKCYAANPGRALNCSQEVKAFNTCVEHSRTSILTKKGQETLS